Part of the Mauremys mutica isolate MM-2020 ecotype Southern chromosome 1, ASM2049712v1, whole genome shotgun sequence genome is shown below.
TGTACCAGCGGCTGCTGTTACAGGTGGTGATGTCAAGGAGGTGCACCTTGGCTTCCTGCAGGATGTCGGCTGtttcctgggctgcagggacatgaagAATATTTACTGCACAGCTCTTAGCCCTATCTCTCATTTCCCAATGCGCCACATgggtgtgcccctcccccagtgcccaaCCTTCACTCTGCTCTGTCAGGTTTGTGGGAGGTGCTTCTGCTAATgcatcccctcctcctcctcccttgccTGGGCGGGTGGTTTGGATCCAGCCCTCGGTGGGCACATGCCCTTGGCTCAGTGAGGTGAGCTGTGAGGCCACTGGCACTGTCAGGAGGGGCAGCTGCTGTCTTTTCCCAGCAGCAGAGGCCTAGACCTTCAGGCTAGCCAGACCCCAGTCGTCCCAGCTGAGGTCACTGTGTCTCTGCTGGGACAGGTGCCCAGTTAGACtgaacagggagcctggggctctCACATGTCTCCTGCGTGACTCCCCAGCCGCTGATGTAGCAGTGGGACAGGTTCGACACCTCCGCCATGGCATCGGGCAGGCAAGCGGGCTGTGCGTAGTCATTGCACTTGATTGGCTGGTCGAGCTCCAGCAGAGCGATGTCATTACTCTCCATGCGCGGCTCGTAGTGCTCGTGCTGCACCACCTGTTTGATGGAGCGCACCTGGGCCTCAGGGCCACGCTGGGATAGCTGGGACGCACCGATCACAACACGCCACTGCGGGAGCAGCCTGGAGAACAGAGTGGGAGTCAGTcacggggaggaggtgggaggggatAGAGTGGTTCCTCTCCTGGACAGTGCAGGGCCCCAGAGAGATGCACTGTAGGGCAGTGCAATGCACCCAGCTATTGTCTGAGGTAcaggagagagagcagcagcagggagccaggTACAGAAAAACAACGGCCAGCTGCTCGGACAGTGTGTTCTCCAGCGGGCTCTCACCTGGGGACAAGCTGTCAGTCAGTGCCCATGCACACCAGGGGCTCAGCCTAGGCTGTGTTGATGCCTGGCCAGGGAGCAGTGCCAGGCTGTGGGATAGGCCGTGGTGCccagctgtctctccccataAGGATCAGCCCCATGGCCTGGCCAGTTCCATGGCATTGCCCAGATGCCCTTCTGGCTTGCAAGTGCTGGGAGTACATTGAACAGTGGGTGGGTGGCCTGAGCTGCTGGCCCCCTGCCTGGCCTGTGagggcacccctcccccaaggtcACCCATCTCACCTTCTCTTGGCTTTGAAGCAGTGAGCTGCTGTGAGGACCCAGCGAGTGCTGATGAGGGACCCACCACATGAATGCCGGGGGCCCATTCGGGTGGGGATCTGGATGCTGACGAGCCAGGGCCAGGCCCCCGGCAGAGCATCTACGCCACCCATGATCCGCATCCCGCCGTAGCCAGACATCAGGGGGCGGCGCCCACAAACTGCACTGGAGACAGGTGTGTTACTGCCCTGCTGCCTGTGGCCTGACTGGAGGCAGCAGGGATTTGACATTTCCCCTGGGGCTGACCTTTGCCCCAGCCTGTTTCTGTCTCACTCCCCAGCTCTTGCCATGCATCTTCTGTGTCATGCCAAATGCCTCTCCCTGGACACAGCAcgtgggcagcagcagggcctaGGAGCCCTGTGTGTTACCCACCCCATGTGAGATGGCCCATGGGATTTATATGCCAGGGCCTTATTGCTAACCCAAGAGGCACAGATGTCACCTGAACCTGGGCGTGACCCTGGGAAGGAGGCAGGAATCCCTGTCATTCAGGACAGCCCTATGTTGGGGGGAAGCCAATGCCCTTCGGTGCTTGAGAAGTGCCCCATCAGGGCCACTCTCAGTATTTCCTCTCATGGCCCAGGTGTCACTTACTCACAGCTGCCATTCATGCTGTGCATGGGCCAGACCAGGGTGTGGAACAGGaggagggagagcagcagcaTCTTCCACCGGAGCACCAGATGCCTGCATCTACGGAGACTTGCCTCACCACTCATGACATCATAAACCAAGTCCCAGGCCTCCATCCAATCAGTGTCTGGCCAATATGACATCACATAGGTCTCTGGTTTCCTTCTTTCTTTGTGACAAGCAAGAAGAGCTGGGAAGGTGCTGATGGAGGCACCAGAGCCAATACTGTGAACACTGAGAGGGTGACATAGACGGTGACTTCCATGGACGATGGAGATACCTCTGGGGCAGGTAGGAACGGGTAGGCTACTGGCTTCTGCTTACAGCACAGAGGGAAATCTCCCTGAACAGCGTATCCAGCTTGGCCAGCTCTCCTCCCATCCTGCTCTCTCTGTCATAGGGCACTCTGGGTGCATTACCCCACACAGTGTAGGTTGTGTGAGCCTGTTCTCCAGGCACTCTGTGCCCTGCTGAGGCATCATGGAGTAGCTGCCTACATTCTCCCAGAGTGCACTGATACATACACTAGAACAAGAAACATAGGACTGGCCAGGCTCGGTAAGCTCCAAGATCcttctagtccagtgtcctgtgcCCAACTGTCCAGAaccaggtgctccagaggaaaGTGTAAGAACCCCAAAGCAGTAGATGAAGGGtaatctgctcctctccctccccgcaaAGGTAACCTTTAATTGTTAGAGATTGTGCTTCAGGATTTAATCCAATGTTTTATATTCCTCCCAATATCTCTTTTTGCATTAACTCTTATAAATCTGGATATTCTCATTATCCATCTAAATGTCCAGTCCTTTTTGGATTTTTGCTAAATTTTTGTCCTTAATGACTTCCAGTGGCAATGAGTTTGCAGACTATGTATTTTGATGGACAGTATTTTCTTTTACTAgtttttgaatttgccaccttttgaTTTACTCAAATGACCCCTTGTCCTTGTGCtgagagacagggagaacagaagctcctGATCTAACTTCACTAGATCATTTATTACTTTATAGATTTGTATCATGTCTCCTTTTATTCATCTCTTCTCTACAGTAataatcccaatcttttcaatctgtCTTCATATGATAGTTTTCCCAGGCCTCTGAGCATTCCCAAAGCCTTTCTCTGCACTCCTTCAAATTCTGCCATATCCAGGTGAGGCTGCACCCTGGAATATATAAAGGCATTAGACTCCAGTCCATGCCTTATGCGTCCCAGCACCTTCGTTGCtgttttgactgcagctgcacattgagctgCTGCACTGacacccaggtccctttctgaGCTGGTAGAGCCCTGTACAGTGTATGAGTAGTTCTGATGTTCCCCtccaaatgtgcattactttgcatgtaTCTACACTGAACGTGGGCAGACACATCCCCACATGGTGCACGGGTGTGAGGTAAGAAGCTGTGCCCGGTGTGGTGGGGTGCGTCACTGGAGGACGGGGGGTAAAGTTTGGCCAGGATCTAGCAAGAGGCCCTGCTCACAGTTTGCACTGGGGCAGCCCAGCTAACACCTGCAGCATGTACTGCACAGACTgggtctgtttatgacagcagagATGTATTTAGTGAGTATTTAAACAGTGCTTTGCAAAGCAGCAATCAATAGCTCAGTATCATTACTCATTTCACTAGTGCTGCCAGGGGCAATGAATACATCACAGATGCACTTAGGAAGTCAGCATTGTCCGAGAGCTTAGCTTTTCCAGCTGCGCACCCTAGTCTATCTGCAGGAACCCATCAGACCTGGGCCATCCACCAGCAAGGAAAAAGCTTTCTAAGTTCTAAAGGTGCAAGCAGAGCCTTCCAGACAAGAGCCTCCCTCTGAGTGTGACGGCAATGGGGACACCTTGCCAGAGAAGTCAGCCTGCTGCAAAGGGCGAGGCCTTTGAAAACAATTCTCCTCCCGTGTAATTCTAATATAGTCACTTCCTGTGGGCATGGTGGATTTGAATGAGAAATAGGGGGTGCCTGTCTGAGGCTTATAAACGCCCTGCGGCCAGTATCAGGGTTCTTCAGTGGTGGGGAATGCCAGGGAGCCTGAGTGCCCAAGTAGCCATAGCAGAACAAGGTGCATTGGAAGATTTTAACATCAGAAGAGAACATAATCATTAAATAAATTGTGCATTATTCCTACTCTGAATGTGTCttgctccagcttccagccctgagatcttgttctgcctttgtctgccAGGATAAAGAGGCCTGTGCTATCAAAAATCTCCTCCCTATGTAAGTACTTATAGACCATGGTCAAGTCACTGCTCAACCTGTCTCTCACTCTAAGGCGTGTTTCCCAGACCTTGAAACGTTCTCATAGCTCTTTGCCTAATACTTGCCAATTTATCAGTATCCTTATGGAAGTGcaggcccagaactggatacagtatccAGCAATGGTCTCACTAAATCTGTATGTATAGGTAATACCATCTCCCTAGTCCTGCCTGATATCCCCTTGCTAACACAGCCAAGGATCACATGTACTCTCCTagcacagcattgcactgggagttcaTTTCAGTTGGTTTCTACCACGACCCCGTAAGTCCTTGTCAGAGGCCCTGCTTTCCAGTCCCCCGCTGGTACGTGTGAcctccattctttgttcctagctcTGCAGCTGATGGCAGTGTGGGAGGGCACTGGGCCATGATTTTGCTTTcacctccctctctcccagctcCCCAAACTCATTCTTTCCCGTCCTGGCTGGTTCTTCAAGGCGATTGCCCATGTGGATCCACACAGTTAGGGTGAACACTTGCACAACAGGCAAGG
Proteins encoded:
- the LOC123376418 gene encoding acrosin-like isoform X1, whose translation is MQASGAPVEDAAALPPPVPHPGLAHAQHEWQLAVCGRRPLMSGYGGMRIMGGVDALPGAWPWLVSIQIPTRMGPRHSCGGSLISTRWVLTAAHCFKAKRRLLPQWRVVIGASQLSQRGPEAQVRSIKQVVQHEHYEPRMESNDIALLELDQPIKCNDYAQPACLPDAMAEVSNLSHCYISGWGVTQETSQETADILQEAKVHLLDITTCNSSRWYNGAIASNNLCAGYEQGGVDSCQEAERVPTGPEGKGDLTMEGSRTQRRLRWTVAISDALPTALEDSVPASSSHPSRCPCGWRLGTYLTVEVKQCPQQNQLCL
- the LOC123376418 gene encoding acrosin-like isoform X2, whose translation is MLLLSLLLFHTLVWPMHSMNGSCDAVCGRRPLMSGYGGMRIMGGVDALPGAWPWLVSIQIPTRMGPRHSCGGSLISTRWVLTAAHCFKAKRRLLPQWRVVIGASQLSQRGPEAQVRSIKQVVQHEHYEPRMESNDIALLELDQPIKCNDYAQPACLPDAMAEVSNLSHCYISGWGVTQETSQETADILQEAKVHLLDITTCNSSRWYNGAIASNNLCAGYEQGGVDSCQEAERVPTGPEGKGDLTMEGSRTQRRLRWTVAISDALPTALEDSVPASSSHPSRCPCGWRLGTYLTVEVKQCPQQNQLCL